GTAGATACGTTATTATTTTTCTTGTTAGCTTCCATTTTATTTTCTGCAAAGGAGGATAAGAAAGCAATTCCCAGCACTATAATAAAAAATATGCATATAGCCGAAAGTGATCTTCTTGCAAACTTTAAAACCCCTTTCAGTACTCCGTTTTCTCTTTCTTCAATCTCTGGATCATGAATATGATTTTTTCTTAGATAGTTATAATACATATCTTTATTTTCTTTTTTCATTTTCTTTAAGCTTTCTTTCATCTGCTTATGAAAATTCTTTTGTACGCTGTTCATAAAGTTTTGTTTCACTCCTCAAACTAATACTTATGTATTATTTCCTACTTTTCAATACTATTTATAAATCTTTGAGCTATAATTACTGCTCACTAATACACTTTTTCTAAAACTATACCTTCCTTAAATCCACCACGTTCAGCTTTTTTCTCTTCTCTCTTCTCAATTAAATTTTTTTCTCTGTAGCCTAGGCCATCTGCAAGACTAAATAACACTTCCATAATATCCGCCAATTCCTCTAAATTGTCTTCTTCTAAAAATTCTTCTACTTCTTCTCGAAGCTTATATTTAAGAAGCTCGTACTTATCTTCGGCTCCTGCTCTTCTAATAATGCAGCTCCTGCCGCTCTTAATTATGATTTCTGGTATGTTATCTCTGACTAATTTATTATAAATCTTGACCTTTAAATCGTGATTTTTCCCATATACCCAGTTATGCATAAACTCCCAATCCCTAACTGTACCATCACTATTAAGGATATTTAAATAAACTCCATCACCTTTTCCAACCTGATAAATTGCATTAGCTGATCCTTCTTTCCCTGCCATTTCATTATTCATACAGTATTCAATAAAAATATCTCTTCCAATTCCTATTTTTTCAGCAACATAAGCAACTATATAAATATCGAAGGGATTTGCTCCAAGGGTATTAAAATCACTATTTATAATATGTGTCCTTATAGCTTTTATTTTCTCTTCTTCAGTTCCTGCTAATAGTACAGTTTGTATTGCACCTATATTGTAATGCTTATAACAGCTTTTTTCCCATTGCTCTAAATTTGCGAACTCACCAGATTCTTGTGTTAACTTGTTTACCATATTTTTAATATTACAAACTGTTGGTATTATTCTTTTAGAGTTTATTTTTTTACCTCTTAACTGATCTGGTAATGCAAAAGCACTATATGTATTTGGCATTGTAATACTATCCCCCTATTTACCCTTAAACTTATCCTATGCTGCATATCTACTTTTTTAATGTACAGCTTTGACTAAAATCTATTATGGGCTTAATAAAATAATTTTCTTCCAAATCTTCTTAAACACTCACTTATTATATTCTTCACAAATCTGTTAATTCCTTCAATTTTATACAAATGCCGCATGAACTATAGAAAACTTTATTTTCTATTCAGTGTATATCTTATAAAAATATCTTTAAAGTTCAAATATTAAATTAGTCACTCATATTCTTCGTTTCAACAGGTAAACTATATGTATCATACTCACCAAGGAGGTCTTCACTATTAAAAACAAAAGTAAACTACCTCAGGATGAACTAAGACAAAAGGTCGATGGCTTCAGCTTAGACAACAAAGAGGACAAAACAAATGAACTTAGCTACAAAACCACAGACCAAGGTGTATACTATCCACCAGATGATCATGCAAAAAATAGTTAAAGTCAGAGGTTTGCTCTTCTAGTGTTGCATTAAAGTAAAACTTACTTCTTGACAGCGCTAGCTGGTAATATTTAAAACTTAAAAAATAACCTCCTTATGTTTTAATGGTTTTGCCTAGAAACCAAACATAAGGAGGTTTTTTCAAGTTCAAAAATAATAATAAATTAGTTTTCCATAGGTTAATAGCGGAAATGAGGTGCTTTTCTAGATAAAACCATACGAAAGTATGATGGAGACCATCGAAGTAACCATTTTGACACTAGGTCACATCTCTATTCTATTTAATTATTTTTGTTAATAGATAGATACTACCTAAATGCAACACCAGAAGGTCTAAGCCCCTGCCTTTACTATTCCCATAAACTATCCATGAGTTTTCTCACTCTCTCTCTACGTGCATTAGTTTCTTCTTCATCAAAAGTTGTGTTTTCACCATTTATTATTAACACATCTCCCTCTTTAGAATTTGAAGGGAGCTTACTTTTTTCTATATTAATCATTTCCTCATCTTCTTTTTCGCATACAGCGAAGTTACCTTCAAACCTGTCAATTATAACTTTCATCCTATCACCTTCTTCCCTCTATTATATTGTATAATCGATTTATTTTCAGCAAATATATTAATCGATTAATCGATATTATTCGATTATACTCGATATATATGTTTGTTATTTCAGCAAACTAATAACACCTATAGTGTATTTTAAGAAGCTTCACTAAGCTGGTTAATTATATGTCATCCTTAAAACTTAACCGGAATATATATAATAATAGATAGTAATTCTTAGGATAGTGATATATTAACATTATGATTACTAATGCAATTTTTCTTATACCCTTTTTACTTTTTTCTATACTTAATATAATCTATGTAAGAAAGAACAACAGGCTTGGAATATTTGTTACTAAACCTCTGCTCATGCCACTTTTAATGCTTTTTTATTTACTAAACGCATCGGTTATAAATTATTCCATACTAGCTGCTCTAGCCTTTGGATTTTTAGGTGATGTGTTTTTGTTACAAGATGTAAATCAACGCCGTATCTTAGCTGGGATTGCTTCTTTTTTAACAGGGCATATTTTTTACATTTCTACATTTGCAGGAAATTATTACAACACTCTAGATATCCCGGTATGGTCCTTATTATTTCTTCTCCCTTATATTGGTGGGGCACTATTGATTTTAAAAAAACTTTTTTCCTCAATACAGTTCATAAAATTGCCGGTTATAGTCTATATGAGTGTAATTTTATTAATGAGCTTTTCAAGTATATTAAGAGTTTGGACTGTTTCTTTGTTATCTTTTCTTCTAACTTTTGCAGGGTCTCTGTCCTTTATTTTATCTGATTCCCTGCTGGCTTTTGATTTGTTTACTGTAAGACCTAAGAAAAGCGATACAGCAGTTATGACAACCTATATTCTTGCACAGCTATTGATTGTTTTGGGTGTATTATAAATCAGTATAAAGCTAAGGAATAGTTGTTTCCAAGAGACGCAGGCAAGACATTGCGTGCAGCCTTCCTTCTAAGAAACACTAATTCACAGCTCAAAAATAAAAAATAAAGAACAAAGCACCCTAGAATTTAGGTGCTTTGTTCTTTTATGTATATAAGCCTTTATTTTACGCTTCTTAAATTACGCTTAATTTCTATTATTCTGTTATCATTGTTCACAACCTTAATGGAGAGGTTGTTTACATCAACCTGAAGGTTGTCAGTTTTGTCATTTAACTCTTCTAGAAGCTGAGAGTTTGCTTTGTAGCCGTCAAACAAGGCATCAAGCTTTGGTGTGATTTCCCCGTCTATTTTATTTTCTATTCTTCTAAAGCCGCTCCTAGTTTCTTCTTTAAAGCTAAGCATATCTCCTTTAAAGCCAGTCATATCCTTTCTAAAGCCAAGCATATCTCCTTTAAAACCGGTCATATCTTCTTTAAAATCAAGCATATCTTTTTTAAAACCAGTCATTTCTTCCTTGAAGCCTAGAAATTCTGCATATATTTTTTCCAGCAAAGCAAAGGTTTTATCTTCCATGTTTTTCTCTCCTCTTAGTCTTAGCTCCTAGGTAGCTTAAGTTAGTCTAATTATAACAAATATATTTGTATAT
The genomic region above belongs to Clostridium swellfunianum and contains:
- a CDS encoding DUF3006 domain-containing protein; translation: MKVIIDRFEGNFAVCEKEDEEMINIEKSKLPSNSKEGDVLIINGENTTFDEEETNARRERVRKLMDSLWE
- a CDS encoding lysoplasmalogenase; translated protein: MITNAIFLIPFLLFSILNIIYVRKNNRLGIFVTKPLLMPLLMLFYLLNASVINYSILAALAFGFLGDVFLLQDVNQRRILAGIASFLTGHIFYISTFAGNYYNTLDIPVWSLLFLLPYIGGALLILKKLFSSIQFIKLPVIVYMSVILLMSFSSILRVWTVSLLSFLLTFAGSLSFILSDSLLAFDLFTVRPKKSDTAVMTTYILAQLLIVLGVL
- a CDS encoding nucleoside triphosphate pyrophosphohydrolase, with amino-acid sequence MHNWVYGKNHDLKVKIYNKLVRDNIPEIIIKSGRSCIIRRAGAEDKYELLKYKLREEVEEFLEEDNLEELADIMEVLFSLADGLGYREKNLIEKREEKKAERGGFKEGIVLEKVY